The Streptomyces sp. NBC_00224 genome contains the following window.
TCGGCCCTGAACCCCCTGGCGGGCTGGGCGGTCGCGGTCGCCCTGCCGGCCCGCCTGGTCGCGCTCGATCCGCCCTCCGCGCCGCTCCTCCTCTCCCTGAACAGCAGCGCGCTGTACCTGGGCGTGGCGGCGGCGGGCGTCACGGGCAGCGCGGCGATCGCGGTGCTCGGCGAGCGCTGGTTCCCGTTCACCTCAACGCTGCTGATGCTGCTGGCGGTCGCCCTGGCGGCGGTGACGACGCGCCGGGCTGCGGCGCCGTCGACGCCCGCCGCGCGTAGCACTTTCGTATTGACCAAGTCATGAATCGGCCACGGGCCGGGGCATATCGGTCAGCGCGGTGGCGAGGCGTCGCGGGTTGGCATTAGGAAGTCTGTTCGTAGGGATCAGAGATCGCACAGACGATCCACAGCATCACGCACATCACACGCATCACGCGCACCATTACGCACGGGGGAGTACGAACAGTGAGCAGTTCTGTCATGCACCGAGGTGGCCGGGTCAAGCTGGCGTCGGTCGGTCTGGTGGTCGTCGGTTCGCTCGCGCTGAGCGCGTGCAACGGGGACGACGGGTCGGACGCGTCGGTCGGCGGGGCGACGCCGAAGCCGTCCACGCCTTCGTCCGCGCCTTCGTCCTCGGCACCGTCCACCCAGCCGTCGGCCCCGGCCGGTGACGGTGGCGCCGCCGGTGGTCAGGCCAAGGGCGGCCAGACGTTCAAGTTCGGTCAGGCGGCCCAGTTCCCGTTCAAGTACGGGACCAAGACGAAGGGCGAGATCGCCCTCACCGTCGACGCGATCGAGAAGGGCGACCCCGCCGACCTCGCACCGCTCAAGCTCGGCGACAAGGTCAGCGGAAAGGTCCCGTACTACATCCGCTACACGGTCAAGAACGTCGGCACGACGAACCTGGAGTACGCCTCCGTCACCCACGTCAAGGGCCACCTCGGCGACGGCACCGACGCGCAGGACCTGATGATCATCGGCAACTTCGCCAAGTGCGACAGCGACTCCCTGCCCAAGGGCTTCACCAACGGCAAGACCCAGAAGAGCTGCGCGATCGCACTGGCCCCGTCGGCCACGACGAAGGTCGCGTCGGCGGAGTACTGGGGTGACCCGTTCACCATGGGTGAGGGCCTCTACTGGAAGTAGCCCAGAAAGCCTTCCCAGGCGGCGGGTGAGACGGCGAACCGGGGACCCGTGGGGTTCTTCGAGTCGCGGACGTGGATGGTGGCCGGGCAACTGGCCACCTCTACGCAGTCGTCACCTGAGCCGCTGCTGTAGGTCGACTTGCGCCAGTCGAGGGCGACTTCGACACAGTCGTCACCGGAGCTGCCGCTGTGACTGCTCTTGAACCAGGCCAGTTCGGGGGTGCTCATAGCGCTCCTCGCAGTCGCTCCAGCAGGCCCGCTGAGTCCTCGGGAGTGAGGGCCTGCGAGCGCAGTTTCGCATATCGCATGTGGAGCGTGCTGACCACTTTCGGGTCAGAGATGAACTGGCCGCTCTCCTGCCCCTCGCAGTAGCCAAACCAACGGTTGGCCGGGGTTTCGAGCAGTCGAATGGGCCCGTCCATCCCACAGTGAACTCCCCTGTCCAACGGGAGGATTTGAAGCTCGACATTTCGCGGCGAGGCGCACTCCAACACGTGATCGATCAGCTCGCGGGTCACGTCTGCGCCACCCGTACGCCGCTGAAAGATGTGCTCTTCGACGATGAAGCTGAAGGCTGTGTTGGGCCGGTCACGAAGAAGCTGCTGCCGTTCCTGGCGGGCCACCAGCTGAGCCTCCACCTGGGCGTCGGCCAAGGGCGGGACCCGCTCCCCGAACAACGTCCGCGCGTACGCCTCCGTCTGCAACAGACCCGGCACGAGCCGCGACTCGTACGTGTACAGGCTGATCGCCTGCTGTTCGAGGCGGGCCCAGCGGCGGAACCAGGTGGCCAGGCCGGGCTGGCGGTTGATGTGCTCCGCCGCCTTGCGGATCGCGCCGGTGTTGCCAAGGGCGGCCTCCGCGCGCTCGACGAACACACCGTCGGGCATCCGCCGCCCCAACTCGATGGATTCGACGGTGTGTTTGGAGTAGCCGACGAGCGGGGCGAAGTCCTCGCGGCTCAGGCCGGCGAATTCGCGCAGGGCCTGCACCACCGCCCCGAACGTGCGCAGGCTGTCGGATACGTCGGGTTCGCCGTCGTGTCCCTCGTGGTCCCAGGCCATCCCGGCCACCTCCCGGTGAGTGGATCTCCCCCGCGTACAACTCACCCAGGGTTACGGGGTGTTGGCCGTACTGTCTACAGCGGGTGCGCGTACGCTCGCGGAGCGTACGGGCTCGATGCCTGGTGGCCGGGGTGCACGGCACGTCACGGTGGCCCCATGCACCCCGAAACGGAAGCTTCGTTCGCACAACTGCCCACTACCGTACGTGTGTTCAGGCGTCGCATTGCCGCCACTCGGCGGGGCGCGCGACTCGCCCGACTGCTGTCGACCCAACGGCTCGCGGAGTGGGGCGTACCCCGTGGGTCCGACGCGTCGGACACCGCCGCGCTGATCGTGGCGGAGCTGGCCGCCAACGCCGTGGTGCACGCGGGGGCGCCGGGGAGGGCCTTCGAGCTGGGCCTTCTCCTGCGGGCGGGCGTCCTGCGCATCGAGGTGACGGACACGCGCGCCGACAAGCGCCCGGTGATCGCTTCCGCGCCGCCGCCCGACGCCGAGTCGGGGCGCGGCCTGCTCCTCGTGCAGGCGGTGGCGGATCGGTGGGGGACGGTGGAGGGGGGGGGTGCGCGGCGGAAGACTGTGTGGGTGGAGGTGGGGATGGGTGCGGAGCCTTCGTCGCACCCGATCGCCCGCAAGTCCGGTGCGCCTACGCCCTCTTGACCCTGATCCACCGGAGAGTGATGGTCGTGCCACAGCATGCAACTCCCTCGACAGCGGAGGCGATCATGGCCCTAGTCTTCTTCGGCAAGGACCCCAACACCGACGGGGACGAATGCCCCACGGCATGGGTGGACGGCAAGAACGCTGACATGGTGTTGCAGGGCTGGAAGGCCGACGAGGAGACCGAGGCGGAGTGCCTGACGGTCGGCCCCATCCCCGGCACCGAGGCAGTCATCCGCATTCCGGCCCGCATGGTGCCGCTGATTCGAAAGGCGTGCGATGCCGCAGAACAGCGCAGTTCCGAGCTTCGCTGAGATGCTGGCCGGGTGCCACGTCTCAGCTGTCCACCTGGAGATGCGGGACGCGTACGGCATTGCCGCTGAAGCAGCGGAGTTCGAGGCATGGAAAGCAGGGGACGACGGCAGTCGGTACGACCGCACGGGGCGGCGCCGCGCCTGGCTGGACCTTGTGCGGGAAACGGTGGGCCGGGGTGTGGTCATGCGCCGCGCACGGATCGTCTCCGAGCCGGTCAGTGAGTACATCAAGTACGAACACGCCGGTACGCCCTTGAACATCGAGGCGGGGGAATCAGTGCGCTGGCTGGCGAGGCGCCAGGCGTCGGATATCGCGCTCCCCGGTAACGACTTCTGGCTGTTCGACGAGCGGGTGGTGCGCTTCAACCACTTCACCGGTGACGGAGCATCCGGCGGCCCGGAGGTGACCGACGCTCCGGCTGTTGCCCGCCTCTGCACATCGGCGTTCGAGACCGTATGGCAGCGGGCCACCCCGCACGCCGACTTCAAGGTCTGATCTGAGCGAACCACCGGACCTCAGCTCATGCCCGCGTCTCCCTCTTCCAGCGCTCAGGCCGCCCGCGAAGCGCTCGCGGCACGTCTGCGGGAACTGCGACTCGACGCAGGTCTCAGATGCCTTGACGTGGCCGTCGCATGCGGGTGGCACAAGTCCAAGTCGTCACGACTGGAGAACGCCAAGACCGCTCCGTCGGACGACGACATCCGGGCATGGTGCCGTGCCTGCGGCGCTGCGGACCAAGCAGCGGACCTGATCGCAGTGAGCCGTACGGCGGAGTCCATGTACGTGCAGTGGCGGCGGCTTGAGCGCACCGGCCTGCGGAGGCTCCAAGAGTCCTACGTCCCCTTGTACGAGCAGACCAGGCACTTCCGCGTCTACTCCTCGCGGGTCATGCCGGGTGTGCTCCAAACCGAGGACTACGCCCGCGCGCTGCTGTCCACGATCGCCGGCTTCCGTCGACTTCCCGATGACTCGGCGGAAGCGGCATCAGCGCGGGTCGCGCGCTCCCATGTGATCCGGGAGGGCGGGCACAGATTCGCCCTGCTCATGGAAGAGGATGTTCTCTACTACCGGTACGGCGACGCCGGGGCCATGTCCGCTCAACTGGGCCATCTGCTAGCCGTCATGCCCCTGGCGTCCGTCTCCCTGGGAATCATCCCGCGCACGGTTCCTCGTGGCATGTGGGGTCAGGAGACGTTCACCATGTTCGATGATCAGCGGGTGCACGTGGAGCTGCTGACCGCCAAGGTCACTGTCACCCAGCCCAGTGAAGTCGCCATCTATGCCAGGGCGTTCGGCGATCTGGCGAAGATGGCTGTCTACGGGAAGGACGCGCGGGCACTGATCTCAGCGGCGATCAATGCCCTCGCCTAATCCGTCTGCAACCGACTGCAACTTTGTGGTCGGCGCCGCTCCTCAGTTCCTAGCGTCGTCGTCACCAGCACTGCGCGAGGGGACGGCATGACCAACCCACGGACCTACCCGCAACAGAGAGCTGAACTGCCCAAGCGCGTGCACGACTACCTGTACGGCTGCGACCCCGTGGCCGCGTGCGGAGTCTGCGCCGCGCTGGCGACGGAACTGGCAGAGGCACGTGAGGCAACGGAGTACGGCAAGGCGTACGACGCTGCGGCCGAGATCAGGAACCACCCGCATCCGGTGAAGAGGAACCGATGAGAGCCGCCGCGTGGGCCCACACGGGGTCGCACGCCCCGCGAATCAATCCGACTATGAAGGAGCACCCCATGGGTGGACAGCACGGCGGAGGCACCGGGTCCGGGCAGGGCGGCAGCCAGCAGGACGACGGCAGCAGCGGACGCGGACACGGCGGAGGCGGCCAGGAGACGAGCGGCGGGAACAGCTCCGACGGCTCCGGCCCCGCGAAGAAGTAGCCGATGACGATGAACACTCGCGCAGAGGAGGCGGGCCCTTCGGGGCTCGCTTCCGCGCTCGTCGCGGCGGGCGCGCTGGCCCCCGACTGGCTGGCGGCGTTCGAGGCCGTCCCCCGCGAGCTGTTCGTGCCCGCCCGCGTCTGGCCGGGGATCGCGGACGGCACGCGACAGAACCCGTTGGTCGACCGCGCCGAGGACCGCGACGCGTGGTTCACGGCGGTGTACTCCGACATCCCCCTGACCACGCAGTGGGACGACGGCAGGCATACCGGGGACGGCCTGGGCACCACGCCCAGTAGCTCAAGTTCCAAACCCCGCATGGTGTTCTCGATGTTGGCGGATCTCGGCGTGAAGGACGGTCACCGCGTTCTGGAGATCGGTACGGGCACGGGGTGGAACGCCGGACTCCTCTCGCACCGGCTGGGCGACGCGAACGTGGTCAGCGTCGAGTACGACGAGGAGGTGGCCAAGGGGGCGGGCGAGAACCTTCGGGCCGCTGGGCTGCACCCTCTGGTCGTTGTGGGTGACGGCCGACTGGGGTTCACCGGGAACGCGCCCTACGACCGCGTCATCGACACCTGCTCCGTCGGTGCGGTGCCGCCGGCATGGGTCGAGCAGACCCGGACCGGTGGACTCGTCGTCGCCCCCTGGGGAACGGAGTACGGCGGTGAGGCGATCGCCCGTCTGGTCGTCGGCGACGACGGCACGGCGAGCGGCCGCTTCACGCGCTCCAGTGCCTTCATGCGGCTACGCCAGCAGCGCCCGATTCAGCCGCCGCATGCCGCCTACCTGAAAGGTCTGGAGTGGCCCGCAGACGGCGTCAGGAGCAGCACCGCGCTTTCGCCCGCCGATGTCGGCGGGTGGGTGGAGCAGTTCGTCATCGGGCTGCGCGTGCCGGGCGCGTTCTGGACCGTGGAGCGGTACGAGGGCGGCGCGTACACCCTGTGGACGTACAGCACCGACACGAAGTCGTGGGCATCGGCCGACTACATACCGGGAGCGGACTCGTACGAGGTGTACCAGTCCGGACCGCGCCGCCTGTGGGACGAGACGGAAGCGGCCTACCGCTGGTGGTGCGAGAAGGGCCGCCCCGGGTTCGAACGCTTCGGGCTCACCGTCGCCGACGACGGCGAAAAGGTGTGGCTGGATTCCCCGGACAGCCCGGTCCAGGTCGATCTCGGCCGGGGAGGGCGCGGGATTTGACTGCGGGCCGGAAAATCCAGCCCCTCCGGCGTTTGAGGAGCGGGGTCCGGGGCGGAGCCCCGAAGCGGGGGCGGGGGCGCAGCCCCAGCGGGGGTACCGGGGGCGAAGCCCCCGTAAGCGGGGTGCAGGGGCCGCAGGCCCCGCCCGGGGTCCGGGGGCGCAGCCCCCGGGAGACCACCCTTACCCCCACCCACCCCCGGAGGCCACGCGGCGGAGCCGCACATGTCACAGCGGGAAGGGGCGGGGTGGGGTGTCCCAAGGAGGGATCGCTACGCGTCCAGCGCCCCCCGCCACGCCGCGACCGCCTCCGCCGAGACCGGCGCGTCCCACCCCTGCGGCCGGGACGCACCCCCGATGTGGACCGCGTCGATGCCCGCGCGCAGCAGCGTCGGCAGGTGGTCGAGGCGGAGGCCGCCGCCGACCAGGATGCGGGGCTCGTAGCCGGGCTCGGCCCTGCGGGCGGCCTCCGCGACCAGCGTCGAGAGGCCGTCGTCGACGCCCCCCGCCGCCCCCGCCGTCAGATACGTGTCGAGGCCCGGCAGCCCCGCGAGCTCCTTGCGCAGGGCGTCGCGGTCGGCGGCCCGGTCGATGGCCCGGTGGAACGTCCAGCGGCAGCCGTCCAGCTCCGCCAGCAGTGCCCGTACCGCCGCCACGTCCGGCGCGCCGGTCTCGTCGAGGAACCCGAGCACGAACTCGTCCGCGCCCTCCGCCCGCAGCGCCCGCGCGTCCCGTACGAGCGCGTCCACGTCGCCCGCCGCGAAGCCGTCCGCCGAGCGGAGCATCACGCGCAGCGGGATGTCCACGGCGGCGCGGATCGCCGCGAAGGTCTCCCGGGACGGGGTCAGGCCGTCTGCCGCCATGTCGGTGACCAGCTCAAGCCGGTCCGCCCCGCCGGCCTGCGCCGCGATCGCGTCCGCCGCGTCGAGGGCGATCACCTCAAGCAGTGCACGGTTGCTCATCTGACCCCAATTCCTCGGCTGCCGTACAGGTCGACAGGTCTAGTCCAATAACAAGCCTACGCGTCGACCCACCCAGCCGCATGCCCTCACTCCACGAACCGCACCTCCGGCCATCGCGCCGACGCCCCGTCGAGCAGCCGCGCCGGGTCCCCGCCCCG
Protein-coding sequences here:
- a CDS encoding DUF6879 family protein; protein product: MPQNSAVPSFAEMLAGCHVSAVHLEMRDAYGIAAEAAEFEAWKAGDDGSRYDRTGRRRAWLDLVRETVGRGVVMRRARIVSEPVSEYIKYEHAGTPLNIEAGESVRWLARRQASDIALPGNDFWLFDERVVRFNHFTGDGASGGPEVTDAPAVARLCTSAFETVWQRATPHADFKV
- a CDS encoding Scr1 family TA system antitoxin-like transcriptional regulator, whose translation is MAWDHEGHDGEPDVSDSLRTFGAVVQALREFAGLSREDFAPLVGYSKHTVESIELGRRMPDGVFVERAEAALGNTGAIRKAAEHINRQPGLATWFRRWARLEQQAISLYTYESRLVPGLLQTEAYARTLFGERVPPLADAQVEAQLVARQERQQLLRDRPNTAFSFIVEEHIFQRRTGGADVTRELIDHVLECASPRNVELQILPLDRGVHCGMDGPIRLLETPANRWFGYCEGQESGQFISDPKVVSTLHMRYAKLRSQALTPEDSAGLLERLRGAL
- a CDS encoding methyltransferase domain-containing protein; its protein translation is MNTRAEEAGPSGLASALVAAGALAPDWLAAFEAVPRELFVPARVWPGIADGTRQNPLVDRAEDRDAWFTAVYSDIPLTTQWDDGRHTGDGLGTTPSSSSSKPRMVFSMLADLGVKDGHRVLEIGTGTGWNAGLLSHRLGDANVVSVEYDEEVAKGAGENLRAAGLHPLVVVGDGRLGFTGNAPYDRVIDTCSVGAVPPAWVEQTRTGGLVVAPWGTEYGGEAIARLVVGDDGTASGRFTRSSAFMRLRQQRPIQPPHAAYLKGLEWPADGVRSSTALSPADVGGWVEQFVIGLRVPGAFWTVERYEGGAYTLWTYSTDTKSWASADYIPGADSYEVYQSGPRRLWDETEAAYRWWCEKGRPGFERFGLTVADDGEKVWLDSPDSPVQVDLGRGGRGI
- a CDS encoding copper homeostasis protein CutC; translation: MSNRALLEVIALDAADAIAAQAGGADRLELVTDMAADGLTPSRETFAAIRAAVDIPLRVMLRSADGFAAGDVDALVRDARALRAEGADEFVLGFLDETGAPDVAAVRALLAELDGCRWTFHRAIDRAADRDALRKELAGLPGLDTYLTAGAAGGVDDGLSTLVAEAARRAEPGYEPRILVGGGLRLDHLPTLLRAGIDAVHIGGASRPQGWDAPVSAEAVAAWRGALDA
- a CDS encoding helix-turn-helix domain-containing protein: MPASPSSSAQAAREALAARLRELRLDAGLRCLDVAVACGWHKSKSSRLENAKTAPSDDDIRAWCRACGAADQAADLIAVSRTAESMYVQWRRLERTGLRRLQESYVPLYEQTRHFRVYSSRVMPGVLQTEDYARALLSTIAGFRRLPDDSAEAASARVARSHVIREGGHRFALLMEEDVLYYRYGDAGAMSAQLGHLLAVMPLASVSLGIIPRTVPRGMWGQETFTMFDDQRVHVELLTAKVTVTQPSEVAIYARAFGDLAKMAVYGKDARALISAAINALA
- a CDS encoding ATP-binding protein; the protein is MFRRRIAATRRGARLARLLSTQRLAEWGVPRGSDASDTAALIVAELAANAVVHAGAPGRAFELGLLLRAGVLRIEVTDTRADKRPVIASAPPPDAESGRGLLLVQAVADRWGTVEGGGARRKTVWVEVGMGAEPSSHPIARKSGAPTPS
- a CDS encoding DUF397 domain-containing protein is translated as MSTPELAWFKSSHSGSSGDDCVEVALDWRKSTYSSGSGDDCVEVASCPATIHVRDSKNPTGPRFAVSPAAWEGFLGYFQ